In a single window of the Papaver somniferum cultivar HN1 chromosome 8, ASM357369v1, whole genome shotgun sequence genome:
- the LOC113306190 gene encoding pre-rRNA-processing protein ESF2-like — translation MTAEEREDQSDSSLPDIGNADVIIPNDEKAEAQKKNRKKLLLKEAKKARNRGVCYMSRIPPQMDPVKLRQVLSQYGEIDRIYLVPETKQLPQQVNRKKAGDFRGQGFSEGNVKWGTNGWEEKSSFFYDIWNIKYLSKFKWEDLTEEIAYKHALREQKLTLEISAAKRERNFYTDKVDKSKGLTVIQERVKVVQKQKVQEQSSEINSDPQVDQQEPKVIPQFQQTRPVKDDSAQTKLRMSRDVLAGVFGGK, via the exons ATGACGGCCGAAGAGCGAGAAGATCAAAGTGACTCTAGTTTACCGGATATAGGAAATGCAGATGTAATCATACCAAATGATGAAAAAGCCGAAGCTCAGAAAAAGAATCGGAAGAAACTATTGTTAAAAGAAGCTAAGAAGGCACGGAACCGTGGAGTTTGTTATATGAGTAGGATACCTCCTCAAATGGACCCAGTAAAGCTACGCCAAGTTCTTTCTCAGTATGGAGAAATTGATAGGATTTACCTTGTGCCTGAAACAAAGCAGCTACCTCAGCAAGTAAATCGCAAGAAAGCTGGTGATTTTCGAGGTCAAGGGTTTTCAGAAGG AAATGTGAAATGGGGAACAAATGG GTGGGAGGAAAAGTCATCGTTCTTTTATGACATTTGGAATATCAAGTATCTAAGTAAATTTAAGTGGGAGGATCTTACCGAAGAAATCG CTTACAAGCATGCTCTTAGGGAGCAGAAATTAACTTTGGAGATATCTGCTGCCAAGAGGGAACGGAATTTCTACACGGACAAGGTTGACAAGTCTAAAGGCCTGACTGTCATACAAGAACGGGTGAAAG TTGTGCAGAAGCAGAAGGTCCAAGAACAAAGCTCAGAGATAAATTCGGATCCCCAAGTGGATCAGCAAGAACCAAAAGTAATTCCACAATTCCAACAGACAAGGCCAGTTAAAGATGATTCAGCCCAGACCAAACTTCGAATGTCTAGAGATGTCTTGGCCGGG GTATTTGGTGGAAAATGA